One Phycisphaera mikurensis NBRC 102666 DNA window includes the following coding sequences:
- a CDS encoding DUF58 domain-containing protein, with the protein MPERSLHPDPETLRAVEGVELRSRLVVEGLLSGGHRTPLSGVSTEFAQHRPYVAGDDLRHLDWKVLARTDKAHLRQFERESQLELTLAVDRSASMRFAGGAGGAVRPGGRTRPDAWSKFDHAAVLAGTLAHLGTRQRDRVGLVLFDAGVSGGLPPSNASGHAEEVTAALDAAGVAEAEASGGEAAEEDDRGAGLLAAAGRIAGGLGGGGGRRGLVVILADLLDPVAALESALGRLRHGGANHDTLVLQVLDPVELDLGSGPGGDEPAEFVGLEGGGRVGADPRSLRKAYRAAVGEHLAAVGAACTRFGYDHRLMRTDEPPGAQLAAALAQRSSAMRA; encoded by the coding sequence GTGCCGGAGAGAAGCCTCCATCCCGATCCCGAGACGCTCCGCGCCGTCGAGGGGGTCGAGCTACGCAGCCGCCTCGTCGTTGAGGGCTTGCTCTCCGGCGGGCACCGCACGCCGCTCTCCGGCGTCTCCACCGAGTTCGCGCAGCACCGGCCCTATGTCGCCGGCGACGACCTGCGGCACCTCGATTGGAAGGTGCTCGCCCGCACCGACAAGGCCCACCTGCGGCAGTTCGAGCGGGAGAGCCAGCTGGAGCTGACCCTCGCCGTCGACCGGTCCGCGTCGATGCGCTTCGCGGGTGGCGCCGGCGGTGCGGTCCGGCCCGGCGGCCGGACGCGGCCGGACGCCTGGAGCAAGTTCGACCACGCCGCCGTGCTCGCCGGCACGCTCGCGCACCTGGGCACCCGCCAGCGCGACCGCGTCGGGCTCGTGCTGTTCGACGCGGGCGTGAGCGGCGGCCTGCCGCCGAGCAACGCGTCGGGCCACGCCGAGGAAGTCACCGCCGCGCTCGACGCGGCGGGCGTGGCCGAGGCCGAGGCGTCCGGCGGGGAGGCCGCCGAGGAAGACGACCGGGGCGCGGGCCTCCTCGCCGCCGCCGGCCGCATCGCCGGCGGCTTGGGCGGCGGCGGCGGCCGGCGCGGGCTCGTCGTGATCCTCGCCGACCTCCTCGACCCGGTCGCGGCGCTGGAGTCGGCGTTGGGCCGGCTGCGGCACGGCGGAGCGAACCACGACACGCTCGTGCTGCAGGTGCTCGATCCGGTGGAGCTGGACCTGGGCAGCGGGCCCGGCGGCGACGAGCCAGCCGAGTTCGTCGGCCTCGAGGGCGGCGGCCGCGTCGGTGCCGACCCCAGGTCGCTGCGGAAGGCCTACCGCGCCGCCGTTGGGGAGCACCTCGCCGCCGTCGGCGCCGCCTGCACCCGCTTCGGCTACGACCACCGCCTGATGCGCACCGACGAGCCGCCGGGCGCGCAGCTCGCCGCCGCCCTCGCCCAGCGCTCCTCCGCGATGCGGGCCTGA
- a CDS encoding IS630 family transposase, translated as MWCIPPEQSAAFVAAMEAVLCLYALAYDPALPVVCMDEQPKQLIGETRRRFTDSTGRRIEDHEYVRHGTCNLWMFTEPLAGWRDVRTSRRRTAADWAHQIQALVDAPRYESATRIRLVCDNLNTHRIASLYEAFEAAEARRIAERIELVHTPAHGSWLNIAECELSVLSRQCLGRRIDTIQEIDREARAWAAARNQSQRGVHWQFTADDARIKLLSLYPRIAA; from the coding sequence ATGTGGTGCATCCCGCCGGAGCAGTCCGCGGCCTTCGTCGCGGCCATGGAGGCGGTGCTGTGCCTGTACGCGCTCGCCTACGACCCGGCGTTGCCGGTGGTGTGCATGGACGAGCAGCCCAAGCAGCTCATCGGCGAGACCCGCCGCCGCTTCACCGACTCCACCGGCCGTCGGATCGAGGACCACGAGTACGTGCGGCACGGCACCTGCAACCTGTGGATGTTCACCGAGCCGTTGGCTGGGTGGCGGGACGTTCGGACCAGTCGGCGACGCACCGCGGCGGACTGGGCCCACCAGATCCAGGCGTTGGTGGACGCCCCGCGTTACGAGTCAGCGACGCGGATCCGCCTGGTGTGCGACAACCTGAACACCCACAGGATCGCGTCGTTGTACGAAGCATTCGAGGCAGCAGAGGCGCGGCGGATCGCTGAGCGGATCGAGCTGGTGCACACGCCGGCCCACGGTTCGTGGCTGAACATCGCCGAGTGCGAACTGAGTGTGCTCTCAAGGCAATGCCTCGGCCGACGGATCGACACCATCCAGGAGATCGATCGCGAGGCCCGAGCCTGGGCGGCCGCTCGCAACCAGAGCCAGCGAGGCGTGCACTGGCAGTTCACCGCCGATGACGCCCGGATCAAGCTGCTGAGCCTCTACCCGCGGATCGCGGCGTGA
- a CDS encoding helix-turn-helix domain-containing protein, which produces MATKLKNRKLYHVHLTDDEREQLTTLVRSGRVAGWKIQRAQALLKCDESPGAPAWTDEQIAEAFDAGVRTVEGWRKKAVEDGPLSLLERKPQDRAMQRKLDGVGEAQLVTIACSDPPEGHDRWSLRLLAGRLVELKVVDSISREAVRCALQKTA; this is translated from the coding sequence ATGGCCACGAAGCTCAAGAATCGAAAGCTCTACCACGTCCACCTCACCGACGACGAGCGGGAGCAGCTGACCACGCTGGTCCGCAGCGGCCGCGTCGCCGGCTGGAAGATCCAGCGGGCGCAAGCCCTGCTCAAGTGCGACGAATCGCCCGGCGCCCCGGCCTGGACCGACGAGCAGATTGCCGAGGCTTTCGACGCGGGTGTCCGCACTGTGGAGGGCTGGCGGAAGAAGGCTGTCGAGGACGGTCCGCTCTCGTTGCTCGAACGCAAGCCTCAAGACCGCGCGATGCAACGCAAGCTCGACGGCGTAGGCGAAGCTCAGCTGGTGACGATCGCCTGCTCGGACCCGCCCGAGGGCCATGATCGCTGGAGCCTCCGCCTCCTGGCCGGCCGGCTGGTGGAGCTGAAGGTGGTGGACTCGATCAGCCGCGAAGCGGTGCGGTGCGCTCTTCAAAAAACGGCCTGA
- a CDS encoding coiled-coil domain-containing protein: MPRSRSKRSDPSHAAAQAGPRASTGGSGLMELALGLTDGLGDASDLDPDAVFGPLAVAAPEAGGEAEPEAAAEPTVAPATPLPEVPDLAGGLLAEMQGRFEELQKWADASTSDLVARRERIAVAEADLAARRDALVAEEQKTAHDRERFARYRSAETEKLVAAAAEAERQAAETVAEAERDARILIESADAQAAEQAKERETAATERIAEQRAAALADADAHRQDVEADLQREREALETERANLARERQRLDEAKAEAAKTQEDLDTEWQSVLRLQRSTESLVKAWEADRERRRGGQAPAASDAPDLRFRGAPAADLGPLGSGADADLSDHRLAA, from the coding sequence ATGCCCCGCTCTCGATCCAAGCGTTCCGATCCTTCCCACGCCGCCGCCCAAGCCGGCCCGCGCGCCTCCACCGGCGGCTCGGGGCTCATGGAGCTCGCGTTGGGGCTCACGGACGGGCTCGGAGACGCGTCGGACCTGGATCCCGACGCGGTCTTCGGCCCGCTCGCGGTGGCGGCGCCGGAGGCCGGCGGCGAGGCGGAGCCGGAAGCCGCGGCCGAGCCGACCGTCGCGCCGGCGACCCCGCTGCCCGAGGTCCCCGACCTCGCCGGCGGCCTGCTCGCGGAGATGCAGGGCCGCTTCGAGGAGCTGCAGAAGTGGGCCGACGCCAGCACGAGCGATCTCGTCGCGCGGCGTGAGCGGATCGCGGTCGCCGAGGCCGATCTCGCCGCCCGCCGCGACGCGCTCGTGGCCGAGGAGCAGAAGACCGCGCACGACCGGGAGCGCTTCGCCCGCTACCGGTCGGCCGAGACCGAGAAGCTCGTCGCCGCGGCCGCCGAGGCCGAGCGGCAGGCCGCCGAGACGGTCGCCGAGGCGGAGCGTGACGCGCGGATCCTGATCGAATCCGCCGACGCGCAGGCCGCCGAGCAGGCCAAGGAACGCGAAACCGCCGCCACCGAACGGATCGCGGAGCAGCGCGCCGCGGCGTTGGCTGACGCCGACGCCCATCGCCAGGACGTCGAGGCGGACCTTCAGCGCGAGCGGGAGGCGCTCGAGACCGAGCGTGCGAACCTCGCCCGCGAGCGGCAGCGGCTCGACGAGGCGAAGGCCGAAGCCGCCAAGACGCAGGAGGACCTCGACACCGAGTGGCAGAGCGTGCTGCGCCTGCAGCGCAGCACCGAGTCGCTCGTGAAGGCGTGGGAGGCCGACCGCGAGCGCCGCCGCGGCGGGCAGGCCCCGGCCGCTTCCGACGCCCCCGACCTCCGCTTCCGCGGCGCCCCCGCCGCCGACCTCGGGCCGCTGGGAAGCGGAGCCGACGCCGACCTCTCCGATCACCGCCTCGCGGCCTGA
- the prfB gene encoding peptide chain release factor 2 — protein MRDNIPAVLDEYQTRVADMGRALHVEEREAELAAFTERMNAPTFWDDPDQANRMLAEMKAVKVVLEPWKAAAAKVEDAVLLWEMAGEAGDQESKEEVDQQLDAIEADLDKLEITSLLSGKHDAKAAYLTIQSGAGGTEADDWAEMLMRMYMYYFEKQGFDASEVSLTHGTEAGVKEVTLHVTGPFAYGYLSAERGTHRLARVSPYNAEGKRQTSFATVDVVPEFEDDGKLEIDENELEVTAFARSSGPGGQNVNKVASAVRIVHKPTQIMVVCSVHRKQEQNRKQALGILRAKLELIEEEKRQAEMDDATGGKVDRGWGTQIRSYVFYDNRVKDHRTGFEKGNPQAVMDGDLQGFIEAELRRRV, from the coding sequence ATGCGCGACAACATCCCCGCCGTTCTTGACGAGTACCAGACCCGCGTCGCCGACATGGGCAGAGCCCTGCACGTGGAGGAGCGGGAGGCGGAGCTGGCCGCCTTCACCGAGCGGATGAACGCGCCGACGTTTTGGGACGACCCGGACCAGGCGAATCGGATGCTGGCCGAGATGAAGGCGGTGAAGGTGGTGCTGGAGCCCTGGAAGGCGGCGGCGGCGAAGGTCGAGGACGCGGTGCTGCTCTGGGAGATGGCCGGAGAGGCCGGCGATCAGGAGAGCAAGGAGGAGGTCGATCAGCAGCTCGACGCCATCGAGGCCGACCTGGACAAGCTGGAGATCACCTCGCTGCTGTCCGGCAAGCACGACGCCAAGGCGGCGTACCTGACCATCCAGAGCGGAGCCGGCGGCACCGAGGCCGACGACTGGGCCGAGATGCTGATGCGGATGTACATGTACTACTTCGAGAAGCAGGGCTTCGATGCCTCGGAGGTCAGCCTCACCCACGGCACCGAGGCGGGCGTGAAGGAGGTGACGCTGCACGTCACCGGGCCCTTCGCCTACGGCTACCTCTCCGCCGAACGCGGCACGCACCGGCTGGCGCGGGTGAGCCCGTACAACGCCGAGGGCAAGCGGCAGACGAGCTTCGCCACGGTGGACGTGGTGCCCGAGTTCGAGGACGACGGCAAGCTGGAGATCGACGAGAACGAGCTGGAAGTCACCGCCTTCGCCCGCTCGTCCGGCCCCGGCGGGCAGAACGTGAACAAGGTCGCCTCGGCCGTGCGCATCGTTCACAAGCCGACGCAGATCATGGTGGTGTGCTCGGTGCACCGCAAGCAGGAGCAGAACCGCAAGCAGGCGCTGGGGATCTTGCGGGCGAAGCTGGAGCTGATCGAGGAGGAGAAGCGGCAGGCCGAGATGGACGACGCGACCGGCGGCAAGGTCGACCGGGGCTGGGGCACGCAGATCCGCAGCTACGTCTTCTACGACAACCGCGTGAAGGACCACCGCACCGGTTTCGAGAAGGGCAACCCGCAGGCGGTGATGGACGGCGACCTCCAGGGCTTCATCGAGGCGGAGCTGCGGCGACGGGTGTGA
- a CDS encoding MBL fold metallo-hydrolase: METPRTTDASPSSSSGVRVEAFELGDLGTNAYLAYRTGEPDAAATVFDPGQRPGPLLARIRGLGLAVERVVLTHAHADHIAGLAELRDLHPGCAIEIHAAETAYLQDPENNLSAWIGQPLVAPAATGTLAGGTTTRAAGLDWAILATPGHSPGGLTFHQQELGLAIVGDTLFAGGVGRTDFPHSDPAALQASLRQLMTLPEDTRVLPGHGPETTVGRERAGNPFL, encoded by the coding sequence ATGGAAACCCCGCGGACGACCGATGCCTCACCCTCCTCCTCCTCCGGCGTCCGCGTGGAGGCCTTCGAGCTCGGCGACCTCGGCACGAACGCGTACCTCGCGTACCGGACCGGGGAGCCCGACGCGGCCGCGACCGTCTTCGACCCCGGTCAGCGGCCCGGCCCGCTGCTCGCGCGGATCCGCGGGCTCGGGCTCGCCGTCGAGCGGGTCGTGCTGACCCACGCCCACGCCGACCACATCGCCGGCCTCGCCGAGCTGCGTGACCTCCACCCCGGCTGCGCCATCGAGATCCACGCCGCCGAGACCGCCTACCTGCAGGACCCCGAGAACAACCTTTCCGCCTGGATCGGCCAGCCGCTGGTGGCGCCCGCCGCGACCGGCACCCTCGCCGGCGGCACCACAACCCGGGCCGCCGGCCTCGACTGGGCGATCCTCGCGACCCCCGGCCACAGCCCCGGCGGGCTCACCTTCCACCAGCAGGAGCTGGGCCTCGCCATCGTCGGCGACACGCTCTTCGCCGGCGGCGTCGGCCGGACCGACTTCCCCCACTCCGACCCCGCCGCGCTGCAGGCGTCGCTCCGCCAGCTGATGACGCTGCCGGAGGACACCCGCGTGCTCCCCGGGCACGGCCCCGAGACGACGGTGGGGCGGGAGCGGGCCGGCAACCCCTTCCTCTAA
- a CDS encoding SGNH/GDSL hydrolase family protein: protein MSHLPPADSPAPAPRDAPARDAGPGPAPLEPLEKRELLSGGPQILTIGDSITWGSPDPSQSYRRELDRGLERRGVDAEFVGSRSDGRGFDSDHYSQPGITAATSYRGSGGEWRGSLNDGFRSGQVLKRGEKPDLVLLHIGTNSVKTGSRDADNAANELRTLLNTMADRWRRGELAPDVKVLVADIIPGGRGSGGGGGHHPLDTRRLENIRAYNGKIGQVIGRLSDRGFASRIQRVDMSRIDASRLDRSAFSSSELRSIDNDGDRWVDWFNGVDEGGSQRGARGHNPAVMSRDLLHPTSLGYRVLGQAWLGAVVSSGKLGNAGASRPLTPTAPAPRPSAPKPAAPRPVAPTPKPVAGKPSLSGAGTATAGSTYRLALDDGGLNVRKWYVDFGDGSGGRWLGPTDSVSHTYQRAGSNPTIRAFAEVNGKRIGASGLRVGVVGGGSHAAPKPAPKPGAPASPRPAPAPSGGVAIAAASSATVGRSFEVVFSTNGVRADSWYISWGDGSKGRWIKGADRVSHTFTSTSGNRTIRAFAQVGSKRIGASPLRVPVRAAGQGAAPTPSKPSTPPIRSTGDGRIDRAYWTGIGGTRVSDLTRSSKFSGRPTGTDTLTSLRAGNWNNPRDTQNFGSHYGQKLSGFIVAPRSGQYSFWISGDDNASFRLSTDASTSRLREVARVDGWTRELQWDKYRGQRSASIWLSAGSSYAFEVLHKEGSGGDHVAVGWRTPDHGGGRSPAEVIGSDHLSRYAV, encoded by the coding sequence ATGAGCCATCTGCCGCCCGCCGACTCCCCCGCGCCGGCCCCGCGTGACGCACCCGCCCGCGACGCCGGGCCCGGTCCTGCGCCGCTGGAGCCGCTCGAGAAGCGGGAGCTGCTGTCCGGCGGGCCGCAGATCCTCACGATCGGCGACTCGATCACCTGGGGCTCGCCCGACCCGAGCCAGAGCTACCGCCGCGAGCTGGACCGCGGCCTGGAGCGGCGGGGCGTCGATGCCGAGTTCGTGGGCAGCCGCTCCGACGGCCGCGGCTTCGACAGCGACCACTACAGCCAGCCGGGGATCACCGCCGCAACCAGCTACCGCGGCAGCGGCGGCGAGTGGCGCGGTTCGCTGAACGACGGCTTCCGCAGCGGGCAGGTGCTCAAGCGCGGCGAGAAGCCCGACCTGGTCCTGCTGCACATCGGGACCAACTCGGTCAAGACCGGCTCCCGCGACGCGGACAACGCCGCGAACGAGCTGCGGACCCTGCTCAACACGATGGCCGACCGCTGGCGGCGCGGCGAGCTCGCCCCCGACGTCAAGGTGCTCGTCGCCGACATCATCCCCGGGGGCCGCGGCAGCGGCGGCGGCGGCGGCCATCACCCGCTGGACACCCGCCGCCTCGAGAACATCCGGGCGTACAACGGCAAGATCGGGCAGGTGATCGGCCGCCTCTCCGACCGCGGCTTCGCCAGCCGGATCCAGCGGGTGGACATGAGCCGGATCGACGCCTCGAGGCTCGATCGCTCCGCGTTCTCCTCCTCGGAGCTGCGCTCGATCGACAACGACGGCGACCGCTGGGTCGACTGGTTCAACGGCGTGGACGAGGGCGGTTCGCAGCGGGGTGCCCGCGGCCACAACCCCGCGGTGATGAGCCGCGACCTGCTCCACCCGACCTCGCTGGGCTACCGGGTCCTGGGCCAGGCGTGGCTGGGTGCGGTGGTCTCCAGCGGGAAGCTCGGCAACGCCGGCGCGTCGCGACCCCTCACGCCGACGGCCCCTGCGCCGCGTCCTTCCGCTCCGAAGCCCGCGGCCCCCCGGCCCGTCGCGCCGACGCCCAAGCCGGTGGCGGGCAAGCCGAGCCTCTCGGGGGCGGGCACCGCCACCGCGGGTTCGACGTACCGGCTCGCGCTCGACGACGGCGGGCTGAACGTCCGCAAGTGGTACGTCGACTTCGGCGACGGCTCCGGCGGCCGCTGGCTGGGACCGACCGACAGCGTCAGCCACACCTACCAGCGGGCCGGGAGCAACCCAACGATCCGGGCCTTCGCGGAGGTCAACGGCAAGCGGATCGGGGCGAGCGGCCTGCGCGTCGGCGTCGTCGGCGGGGGGAGCCACGCCGCGCCGAAGCCCGCGCCGAAGCCGGGGGCGCCCGCGTCGCCGCGCCCGGCCCCCGCGCCCTCGGGCGGCGTGGCGATCGCCGCCGCTTCCTCGGCGACGGTGGGCCGGTCGTTCGAGGTCGTCTTCTCGACCAATGGCGTGCGGGCGGACAGCTGGTACATCAGCTGGGGAGACGGCAGCAAGGGCCGGTGGATCAAGGGCGCCGACCGCGTCAGCCACACCTTCACGTCCACCTCCGGGAACCGCACGATCCGCGCCTTCGCCCAAGTCGGCTCGAAACGGATCGGGGCGAGCCCGCTGCGGGTCCCCGTCCGCGCGGCGGGCCAGGGCGCCGCCCCCACGCCCTCGAAGCCGTCGACGCCCCCGATCCGTTCCACGGGCGACGGCCGCATCGACCGCGCCTACTGGACCGGCATCGGTGGCACCCGCGTCTCGGACCTCACCCGGTCCTCCAAGTTCTCCGGCCGCCCCACCGGCACCGACACGCTGACCAGCCTCCGGGCCGGCAACTGGAACAACCCCCGCGACACCCAGAACTTCGGGAGCCACTACGGCCAGAAGCTTTCGGGCTTCATCGTCGCCCCCCGCAGCGGCCAGTACAGCTTCTGGATCAGCGGCGACGACAACGCCTCCTTCCGCCTGAGCACCGACGCCAGCACCTCCCGCCTGCGGGAGGTCGCCCGGGTCGACGGCTGGACACGCGAGCTGCAGTGGGACAAGTACCGGGGCCAGAGGTCCGCCTCCATCTGGCTCTCCGCCGGCAGCAGCTACGCCTTCGAGGTGCTGCACAAGGAGGGCTCCGGCGGGGACCACGTCGCCGTGGGCTGGCGGACCCCCGACCACGGGGGCGGGCGGAGCCCGGCGGAGGTGATCGGCTCGGACCACCTGTCGCGCTACGCGGTCTGA
- the map gene encoding type I methionyl aminopeptidase produces MAAKRGRRGLLAKRPKAKKPKASGSTRGGNAGIQLKTREQIEKMRVAGRLVVEVHDLCREMAKPGNTTRMIDEAAGALIAERGAEGLFKHYPTYVPGEGFPSNLCISVNEVVVHGIANDEPIRDGDIVGVDCGVRLDGWCGDAATTILVGDVAPATRRLCEETEHVLRIAVENIKPGRRWSQVARLMQGYAEARGYGVVRDFVGHGIGDTMHQEPKVPNFVNRDLLRHDIDLRPGMVLAVEPMCNQGTADVQTLADGWTVVTADGLPAAHYEHTIAVTETGCDVLTDGR; encoded by the coding sequence GTGGCCGCTAAGCGTGGGCGACGAGGGTTGCTGGCGAAGCGGCCGAAGGCGAAGAAGCCCAAGGCCAGCGGGTCCACGCGCGGGGGGAACGCGGGGATCCAGCTGAAGACGCGAGAGCAGATCGAGAAGATGCGGGTGGCGGGGCGGCTGGTGGTGGAGGTCCACGACCTGTGCCGGGAGATGGCCAAGCCCGGAAACACCACCCGCATGATCGATGAGGCGGCGGGCGCTCTCATCGCGGAGCGGGGCGCAGAGGGCCTCTTCAAGCACTACCCGACCTACGTGCCCGGGGAGGGCTTCCCTTCGAACCTGTGCATCTCGGTGAACGAGGTGGTGGTGCACGGGATCGCGAACGACGAGCCGATCCGCGACGGCGACATCGTGGGGGTGGACTGCGGCGTCCGCCTCGACGGGTGGTGCGGTGACGCGGCGACAACGATCCTCGTCGGCGACGTTGCGCCGGCGACGAGGCGGCTCTGCGAGGAGACCGAGCACGTGCTGCGCATCGCCGTGGAGAACATCAAGCCCGGCCGCCGGTGGAGCCAGGTCGCCCGGTTGATGCAGGGCTACGCGGAGGCCCGCGGCTACGGCGTCGTCCGCGACTTCGTGGGTCACGGGATCGGCGACACGATGCACCAGGAACCCAAGGTGCCCAACTTCGTGAACCGCGACCTGCTCCGCCACGACATCGACCTGCGTCCGGGCATGGTGCTGGCGGTGGAGCCGATGTGCAACCAGGGAACGGCCGACGTGCAGACCCTGGCGGACGGCTGGACCGTCGTGACCGCAGACGGGCTCCCGGCGGCGCACTACGAACACACGATCGCGGTCACCGAGACCGGCTGCGACGTGCTGACCGACGGCCGGTGA
- the secY gene encoding preprotein translocase subunit SecY, with the protein MQAFLNIWKIPELRNKLLFTIAMLAIYRLGSFIPLPGVDQAALAEWAENSSSGALGNLISFVAIFTGGNLGQSTIFGLGIMPYISAAIIFQLLASVSEKLKALQKEGPAGRQKIQEYTRYATVGLAVVQAIFWLKFMASSGAGSAPLIYPEYLSGLGSVIYWTCGLLALTAGTVFLMWLGEQIDKYGLGNGISLIITASIVASIPTAIGMIYQGFSLRGDGQYGIGTVIFLTMSFILVSAGAIIITQGQRRIPIQQGKEARGRRVYGGQKSYLPLRVNHGGVMPIIFASSLMIFPSLILNWFTAYMPVEEGAGGLYNFFAGGLALFNDQFSNMTGVLYALIYIGLIYFFAYFWTTVQFQPDEMAEQLRNNGAFVPGLRPGPRTATYLETVMERITYVGAGFLAVIAVIPTIVAGIFDVPFLVTQFLGGTGLLITISVMLDFVQRIEAQLLMRNYQGFLGDGPGTKIRGARPA; encoded by the coding sequence TTGCAGGCATTCCTGAACATCTGGAAGATCCCCGAGCTGCGGAACAAGCTGCTCTTCACGATCGCGATGCTCGCGATCTATCGCCTCGGCTCGTTCATCCCGCTCCCGGGCGTGGACCAGGCGGCGCTGGCGGAGTGGGCGGAGAACTCCAGCAGCGGCGCCCTTGGCAACCTGATCTCCTTCGTGGCCATCTTCACGGGCGGCAACCTCGGCCAGTCGACGATCTTCGGCCTGGGCATCATGCCCTACATCTCCGCGGCGATCATCTTCCAGCTGCTCGCCAGCGTGAGCGAGAAGCTCAAGGCGCTCCAGAAGGAGGGCCCCGCGGGCCGCCAGAAGATCCAGGAGTACACCCGCTACGCGACGGTCGGCCTGGCGGTGGTGCAGGCGATCTTCTGGCTGAAGTTCATGGCGAGCTCGGGTGCGGGCAGCGCCCCGCTGATCTACCCCGAGTACCTCTCGGGCCTCGGCTCGGTGATCTACTGGACGTGCGGGCTGCTCGCCCTCACGGCCGGCACCGTCTTCCTGATGTGGCTCGGCGAGCAGATCGACAAGTACGGCTTGGGCAACGGCATCTCGCTGATCATCACGGCGAGCATCGTGGCGTCCATCCCGACCGCGATCGGGATGATCTACCAGGGCTTCAGCCTCCGCGGCGACGGCCAGTACGGCATCGGCACCGTGATCTTCCTGACGATGTCGTTCATCCTCGTCTCCGCCGGCGCGATCATCATCACGCAGGGCCAGCGGCGGATCCCGATCCAGCAGGGCAAGGAAGCCCGGGGGCGCCGCGTGTACGGCGGGCAGAAGAGCTACCTGCCGCTGCGGGTGAACCACGGCGGCGTGATGCCGATCATCTTCGCCAGCTCGCTGATGATCTTCCCGTCGCTGATTCTCAACTGGTTCACGGCTTACATGCCGGTGGAGGAGGGAGCGGGCGGGCTCTACAACTTCTTCGCCGGCGGCCTCGCCCTCTTCAACGACCAGTTCAGCAACATGACCGGCGTGCTCTACGCGCTCATCTACATCGGGCTGATCTACTTCTTCGCCTACTTCTGGACGACCGTCCAGTTCCAGCCCGACGAGATGGCCGAGCAGCTCCGCAACAACGGCGCCTTCGTGCCGGGGCTGCGCCCCGGGCCGCGGACCGCCACGTACCTCGAGACCGTGATGGAGCGGATCACGTACGTGGGTGCCGGCTTCCTCGCCGTGATCGCGGTCATCCCCACCATCGTCGCGGGCATCTTCGACGTGCCGTTCCTCGTGACGCAGTTCCTGGGCGGCACGGGGCTGCTGATCACGATCTCGGTGATGCTCGACTTCGTGCAGCGCATCGAGGCGCAGCTGCTGATGCGGAACTACCAGGGCTTCCTCGGCGACGGCCCCGGCACCAAGATCCGCGGAGCCCGCCCGGCCTGA
- the rplO gene encoding 50S ribosomal protein L15, with the protein MMIHEITPHAGAHKRRKRIGRGPGSGHGKTSGRGHKGMSSRSGSSGHHEGGGIPFYRRFPKRGFSNANFRRDFEVVNLKSLEAFDAGTTVTPELLAAKGLVRSVKSDVKVLGFGDVTKPLTLAVAAVSASAREKITAAGGSVTEAAEVGARRPKGVKKAAKDQPADPAAG; encoded by the coding sequence ATGATGATTCACGAGATCACGCCCCACGCGGGCGCCCACAAGCGCCGCAAGCGCATCGGCCGCGGCCCCGGATCCGGGCACGGCAAGACCTCCGGCCGCGGCCACAAGGGCATGAGCAGCCGCTCGGGCAGCAGCGGCCACCACGAGGGCGGCGGCATCCCCTTCTACCGACGCTTCCCGAAGCGGGGGTTCTCCAACGCCAACTTCCGGCGCGATTTCGAGGTGGTGAACCTCAAGTCGCTGGAGGCTTTCGATGCGGGCACGACGGTGACGCCGGAGCTGCTCGCCGCCAAGGGCCTGGTCCGCTCGGTGAAGAGCGACGTCAAGGTGCTCGGCTTCGGTGACGTCACCAAGCCGCTCACGCTCGCCGTCGCCGCGGTCAGCGCCAGCGCCCGGGAGAAGATCACCGCGGCCGGCGGCTCGGTCACCGAGGCCGCGGAAGTCGGTGCCCGCCGGCCCAAGGGCGTCAAGAAGGCCGCGAAGGACCAGCCCGCAGACCCCGCCGCGGGCTGA